Genomic segment of Paenibacillus sp. FSL R5-0912:
GATTCTTAACTATACGTATAATCTGCGGAAGAATACCTACCTCTCCGATGATCCGCACAAGCTGGCCCAGCGGGTGATCAATATCGCCAAGGTGCTGACCAAGAAGCAGCTCGGGCAGCTGCCGCTGAAGGAAGCCATTCAGTCGAGTGAACGTCTGGCTAAGACAATTACGCTCGAAATCGGACAGAGTGCGGAGATAGAGAAGCTGGGCATCGAGCTAATGGGGCTGTCCATTCTGGCGATCGTGCCGAATAAGGAAACGCTGCGCGCGCTGGAGGCGCAGGCCAGGGAGGAGATTCTCCGCAGCGCCGACGATGCGCTGTATGAACGGCGCAATGCCTCGATTCAGCAGGAGCGGCGTGTGAAGGAGAATGAGCTGAATACGGAGATCGCCGTGGAGACGAAGAAGCGGCAGATCCGCGAAACCCAGCTCGATGCCGAACGCTCGGTGAAGCAGAAGCAGAACGAGATGAAGGAAGAGCAGCTCAGCTTCGATACTGCGCTGGAGGAGAAGAAGCAGGAGCTGATTGAACTGACGGTGGCGAATCAGAGAGCGGAAGCGGATGCCAAGGCCTACGAGTTGTCGGCGGTGATGAATTCGCTCCAGGGCGTAGCACCAGGTGTACTTCAGGCACTGACGAATGTAGGCATGAATCCGGATAAGCTGATTGCCATCGCGTTCCAGGAGCTGGCTGAGAATGCCGGGAAGATCGGGCAGCTCAATATTACCCCGGATCTTTTGCAGGGAATTATGGCCGGGTCGCCGGGTAACGGGGCGGGCGCGGCAAGAGGAGGCAACGGACGATGAGCAGCCCGGTATCCGAGAACAAGATTATTCTGATCAAACGCAAGACGCGCCTGGAAGAACTGGTGGTCCGCTACAATACGATCCAGCAGGCCCAGTTCTATATTGAACGGCTGGGGGCCGATTTCAGCGATTATCTCAGCGAGGACTTCACTTACCGCAAGGCGGTAGAGGCTGCTGTAACCGAGCTGAGCGCGGTAGGCCGGCTGCAGCTTCTGGACCGGCAGCATGTGCCTAACTTTATTTTTGGAGAGCGGGATACAGTAGTGGTGCTGGGGCAGGATGGTCTGGTCGCCAATACGCTGAAATACCTGCGGGAGCAGCCGCTGATCGGTGTGAATCCGGATCCGCAGCGCTGGGATGGTGTGCTGCTGCCCTTCACGGTTAAGGACCTGCGGCAGCTGGTGCCGGAGGTGCTCCGCAGCCAGCGGCAGGTGCGCGAGGTTACACTTGCCAGGGCAGAGCTGAACGACGGACAGAGCCTGTACGGTGTCAACGATCTGTTCATCGGCCGCCGGACCCATGTCTCGGCCCGTTATCAGCTTGAACTGAACGGCACGCTGGAGCAGCAGTCCTCCAGCGGGATTATTGTCTCCACCGGCATGGGCTCCACCGGCTGGCTCAAAAGCGTTCTCGCCGGAGCAGCAGGAATTGTCAGCCAGGCGGCACAATGGCAGGCAGCGGAACAGGCGACGGTAAATGCGGGCATGGAAGCACATGCGTCTGTACACGGGGACAGACCACAGGAAAACGGGGCGGCGCTCAAGCTGGCCTGGGATCATCCGGAGCTCTACTTTACGGTACGGGAGCCTTTTCCCAGCCGGACGACTTCGGCCGATCTGGTATTCGGCAGGATCAACAGCCGTATGCCGCTGCGAATTACTTCGCAGATGCCGGAAGACGGGGTAATCTTCAGCGATGGAGTCGAGAGCGACTACCTGGAATTCAACTCCGGCGTAGAGGCGACGATTGGTCTCGCGGAGAAGAGGGGACGGCTGGTAGTCTAACATGCATATGTATGAATGCCGAGGCGCAAAGCGCAGATACAAAGAAGGGGTTCTCCGCGTGCCGCTGGTATGGCTGAGAGAACCCCTTTTGTCTTGAACCGCGTAGTCCGGCGTATATTACTGCTGGAAGCTGCGTCCCTGATTCATCATAGAACCGTAGGAATGGTTAGTCTGCATGGGTGTATGCAGCGGCTGCGGGTTAAATGAAGAGTTAATTGAAGCGTTAATTGGGCTATGCAGTGAATTTACCGGCTGGCTATTGGAAGTGAAGGATGGGCTGAAGGAAGAATTATATCCTCCAGAGCCTGTGCTGAAGCTTTGATTGCCAGAGTTACCAGTGCTGAAGCTTGGGATTCCTGTATTGAAGCCCTGTTGTTCGGTATTGAATCTTTGAATACCACCTGTATTGTAGCCGGCAGTCTGCGGAATCTGCTCCAGCTGTCTGATTAACTGCGAGACCTGCTGCAGCTGCTGCATAGCGGTCTGATGGCCCTGCAATGCCTGCTGAATCATCTGAATGGCCTTATTGCTGTGCTGGCTGAGCTCCTGCAATTTGGCGGCATGCTCCTGCTCCTGCTGCAGAAGCTGCTGGTAATTCTGCGTGCCCTGCTGGGTCTGTGTCATCAGCTGCTGGATGATTTGTTCGCTTTGGCTGATCTGGCTGGAATGGTTTGAATTCAAGTAAGTGGCCTCCTTGGCGGGTGCTGTAATGGTCATGCGGGCTTATTATCTCTGGCGGAGGCATTTAATATTCATCCTCATGAAACCGCACGCGAAGCACCGCTTGAACGGTTACAATTGTGCAAACTCTGCTTCAAATCCGCAGGGACGAGTTGATAAGAATAGGTACATGCTGCTGTGCAACTAATGCGGCAGACTGGCGTCTATGTAGAAAAGAGTTTCCAGAATCACCCATAACCTGGAGGTGGGGCAACCATGAATCTGCGTGAGCGTATCAGCCTGACTACAACTTATGTTCCAAGGAGCATCAAGCTTATGCTTGTGTTCGCAGTGCTGTTCACAGCATGCTTCACAGGATCAGCCGCAGCAGCGTCATCATCATCCTCAGATCTGATTATTGTGAACAAAAAGACGAATAAGCTGGCCTATTTCAGCGCCGGTAAGCTGGAGAAGGTTTTTCCGGTCGCCACCGGCAAGACCAAGAGCCTGACGCCTGAAGGCAGCTTCAAAATTGTGGTCAAAATCAAGAACAGACCCTATTACAAAGAAAAGATTCCCGGAGGCGATCCGGCCAATCCGCTGGGCGACCGCTGGCTGGGGCTGGAAGTGAACGATACCTACGGCACGACCTATGCCATTCATGGCAACAATAATGAGGCCTCCATCGGTAAATATGTCAGCGCCGGATGCATCCGGATGCATAATGAGGATATCCACTGGCTGTATCCAAGGATAGCCAATAATACTCCCGTGATCATTACTACTTCAGGACTTGATATGGCAAGCATCGCAGTGAAGAGCGGCTATTCCGCGGGGCCGACAATGATTGCGGGCGTCTTTATCATCAATGGAGAAAAGCTGGAGGTTAAGGATTCTTTCCTGCTGGAGAATTCACGGGTATTCGTTCCGCTCCGCGAATCGGTTGCCCTGCTGGGCGGAACTTTGAAGCTGGAGGCGGGAACCGGAGCGCTTATCATTACTATAGGTGGGCACACCGCGGTCCATCAACCGCTTAGCGAAACAGCGAAGGTGAACGGCAAAACGGTGGCCATGCTGGCCTCGCGGAGCGTAAACGGGCGGTTGTATATTCCCTTAGGCAGCTTGACGCCGCTCTTTGGCCTTCCCGTCATATGGAATGCCAAAGAGGCGACTGTGGAGCTGTGAAGCGACTAAGCTAGAAGCTGCCAGATGGAAGGTCTGTTCGTAGCAATTACGCGCTGCATATATGTCATTGTGGCAGCTTGCTGCTATGCTGCAGCCGGCTGATTATGTTTTCTGTGACCGGCCGGCCTAATTGCTCCATTGCATACAGGACAGCTCCTGCTTCGGGCGGGAGCTGTGGCGTTACCACCTTATACTGTTTGTTGGCCCCGTTCTTCAGTAATTTGCGCAGTTCAGACTGGAAGTAACTGCTATTCGCTACACTGCCGATGAACGCTACGGGGACTGTATGCTGTGCAAAAGATGCGGCCAGCAGCTCAATGCCGACCTTGATCTGCGCTGCCGCTCTCCCGCAGATCCTTAGGGCGGCGGAGCTTCCGCGCTCAGCCTCCTCCGTTACTACAGGTGCGAATTGTCCAAAGCATTTGTCCCGGGCTTTCCGGTCAATGTCGAACCCTTCGCTCGCAAGCCGGTATAATTCAGACACGGCAGTAACATTCCAGTGTGCCAGCATCCGGTCGACAAGCAGCTCATCGCTTGAATCCGTGTGACCGGCCAGCACTTCAAACACGGTATCGTAAGAGAGGAACCGGGCGGCACTTGCGGCATAATGATGGAAATCATAATTGCGTAAATAACGTCCGTCTTCATTAATGGCAATAATGATGGAGCCAGTTCCCGAGATGACAATAATGCCGGGCTGCGCAAGCAGTGCTCCGTAATGGGCGATAAGCGCGTCATTGACATGCCACCTGGGACAAGTCAGCTCCGGAACTCCGGTGAGCGGCAAGATCCAGTCCAAATCCTCAGGTGAGTCATATCCGGCAACACCGGCAGCGATGCCAATGACCCTTCCGGGCTCGATGCCGCCGCGTTCCAGCGCTTCTATAATCGCTGACCTCACGTTATGCTGAGCGGCAGAGTCCCGGTACGCGGAAGCGCTTCCTTTTTTACAATAAGCCAGTACATTCCCTTCGATATCAGCGGCTATGACCCGGGTATGAGTTCCTCCTCCATCGATTCCAATTACCACATCTGTTCGTTGCATTCTAGACACCTCTTCACGTTCTTTTCTACAGAATACTATAATCACTCCGGCGTTGGATATAACACAGGCAGATACTGCAAGGGAGAAATGCTCCTTCACGACAGCCGCTATACCGCCAGCTTGCGGTTGCTGAAGCAGGATTAACAGGATAAATATAGAAGTTATAGAAGTAAACTGGAGGGGTATTCTTCCGGGTTGCGACGTGGACGGTTGATCAGTCGGGCATTCCATAGGAGGGAGCTAGGATTAGAATACGGATTATAGGTGGCTGCGGCAGCGGTAAATCGTATATAGCCAGAGAATTATCACGAATCTACGATATCCCCTGCTATGAAACTGACAATTATGTCTGGGACCGGAGTACGGACAATACCCGCAACTCAACAGAGGTCAGGGATACCCGGTTAGCTGAAACAGTCGCTGAGGAGTCGTGGATTATAGAAGGCGTGCATCACAAATGGGGGACAGAGAGCTTCCGGGAAGCGGATTTGATTTTTCTGATTCAACCTGATTTGTATGTGCAGAATGGGCGGGTAATCCGGAGGTTCATTAAGACAAGGCTGGGTCTGGAGAAGGGAAACTATAAGCAGACGTTCAAGAACCTGTACATGATGCTGTTCGAATGGAACCCTGGATTCATCAGGGAAGGTGTTCCTGCCATTATGAAATTAACTGAAGCGTACAAGGCTAAGAGGATAATAGTGCACAATAGCAGCGAGATTCTACAGCATGTAAGCAGATACATCGGAAATGCCAGTCTTCTGGAGGCGGGCAATGTAAATCATGAAACCGGAGGACAAAATGAGTAAACTCGCAAGTTTTATGGCAGAAATGCTGCGTTTAGTGGTTCTGCTGGTTCTGACACTAGGTATACTCGGGGGTGTGGAGCAGTGGATCTTCAAAATGTTATATGGATGGACCGGGTATTTGTATACTGCAGTAATCGGTAATTTTCTCGTATTCTTAGTGATGTACCGGAATTATTGGCAGTTCAAGGGCTGGTACAAATCGGAGAAGAATCAGAAGCTGAAGCCGGTGTGGACCCGGAGTCTGAGTGCCGCCGCGCTGCTGCTGATTCTTGTTCCGTTTGCGGTACCGATCTTGATGTAATTAGTTTTGTACAGAGGATGATGCTTCCCCTGGAATTTCAAAGAACTCATTTAGCTTCATATTTTGTTGCCCGGCCGTCCTGGAGGCACCCGTAGCATCAATGAATCCATAGGTTGCCTCCATAACCGGAAGCATCAGATGATAGAACGCGAGGCTACCCTTATAGGAGGGCATTTTTCCGGCCTGATCCACAATTTTGTACGGTATAAAGAAGAGTCCGGCAGAGGATGGGGCACTGTAGTCTATTTTGGCAGACCAGATTTCTTCCGCATAATTACCTGCAACTTCATAATACGAAATACCAGGCCCGCCTTGAATGAAGAAACGGCCCGCTGTGCCTTCCGGGAAATAATAGTCCTGATTCTGTGACTCATTAATGATAGGGATTTGCTTAAGCGTGCTGACGCGGGGAAAATGAAGTGCTGCTGTACGTGCTTCCCCCAGATTCGCGGATTGGAGTTGAGTGATCAGCGCCTCATCTGCTTTGGCGACATACACAATCCGGGTGGCCGCATTCCAGGCTACATGCGCATCTGCGGCTTCTGCTATAAAGCGGATCGGCACCATGACTCTGCCATTAACCAAGACCGAGGCGACAGGCAGGGCGGCTTGTTTGGTACCAATAAGGGCGGTCTTGTGACCCGCAACCAGTGTGATTATTACCCCGCTCCGGTCAATCGTAACCGTCTTGGTGGCATTGCTCCAAGCGACAGTAATCCCCGGGATATGCTTCACTACATTTAGCGGGACCATGGTTGTGCCTTGTGTGAGATAAGGGGGCATGTCGGTGCTTATCGTGGAGTTGTTTAATTCTACTGAAATGGTTGGAGCTGAAGCAGGGGCCGCCAGGGCAGTGCCGGACAGCAATATTAACAGCAGCAGCGGCAGGCAGATAAATTTGATGACCTTCATCTTGAGTAGTCCTCCTTCGGGAATATCGTTGATTTACTAAAATTATACAGTTATAGACGCCGGATCTAATTGAAAGTTGCGTATATGCCAGTTGTACTCCGATATGTCTTGGAAGTTCATAGTAGAGGAGGGTGAGCTCTGATCCGGAAATCATGGATAGTGTCCGCAATAACAGTACTGATCGTGGCATTCCTCGGCTATGAATGGTTTCGTCCGCAGCATGTGGAGCGGGAGTACCCTAGTGTGATCTACTCCAATAATGAAGTCGTGAAGCATAGCGCAATCGGGCTGAGGGGTGAAGTATGGAGAGGTGTGCCCGGAAGCAGTGAGTTTACCGGCGAGCTTACACTGGATGGAGGTCTTCATTATAATGTGAAGCTTAAGGATGGCGGCGGATACTACTTGGGAATTCTGACGGTCCTGGATGCAGACCGGTCACTGCGTTCGATTGGCTCTATTATAACGTCTCAGAAGCTGGATAAGTTCTGGATTATGCTGACCCATCTTGATGAGCGCTACGGGCTTACCGCCGGAGAGGGATATATCTCGGGTCCGGCTAATACGTTAGAGGAGGCCATACAGACCGGGAAGGATATTATGGGTTCAGCCAGGGATAGCAAGTAGAAGGCCGAGATACATATCTTGGTACATACCGGATGGAAATGCTGCGTCGCACAGCAGGCTGCCGGATTGATTATTATACACTGAGGGGAGAACAGTATGGA
This window contains:
- a CDS encoding SPFH domain-containing protein, which gives rise to MFGFRFVKFQPSEYVLKVKNGKVVQEGVGLSFHYYAPTTSVVVVPVSSIDVPFMFEEITADYQTVTVQGQLTYRIVDYRKTTQILNYTYNLRKNTYLSDDPHKLAQRVINIAKVLTKKQLGQLPLKEAIQSSERLAKTITLEIGQSAEIEKLGIELMGLSILAIVPNKETLRALEAQAREEILRSADDALYERRNASIQQERRVKENELNTEIAVETKKRQIRETQLDAERSVKQKQNEMKEEQLSFDTALEEKKQELIELTVANQRAEADAKAYELSAVMNSLQGVAPGVLQALTNVGMNPDKLIAIAFQELAENAGKIGQLNITPDLLQGIMAGSPGNGAGAARGGNGR
- a CDS encoding sugar kinase, with product MSSPVSENKIILIKRKTRLEELVVRYNTIQQAQFYIERLGADFSDYLSEDFTYRKAVEAAVTELSAVGRLQLLDRQHVPNFIFGERDTVVVLGQDGLVANTLKYLREQPLIGVNPDPQRWDGVLLPFTVKDLRQLVPEVLRSQRQVREVTLARAELNDGQSLYGVNDLFIGRRTHVSARYQLELNGTLEQQSSSGIIVSTGMGSTGWLKSVLAGAAGIVSQAAQWQAAEQATVNAGMEAHASVHGDRPQENGAALKLAWDHPELYFTVREPFPSRTTSADLVFGRINSRMPLRITSQMPEDGVIFSDGVESDYLEFNSGVEATIGLAEKRGRLVV
- a CDS encoding L,D-transpeptidase family protein; translated protein: MNLRERISLTTTYVPRSIKLMLVFAVLFTACFTGSAAAASSSSSDLIIVNKKTNKLAYFSAGKLEKVFPVATGKTKSLTPEGSFKIVVKIKNRPYYKEKIPGGDPANPLGDRWLGLEVNDTYGTTYAIHGNNNEASIGKYVSAGCIRMHNEDIHWLYPRIANNTPVIITTSGLDMASIAVKSGYSAGPTMIAGVFIINGEKLEVKDSFLLENSRVFVPLRESVALLGGTLKLEAGTGALIITIGGHTAVHQPLSETAKVNGKTVAMLASRSVNGRLYIPLGSLTPLFGLPVIWNAKEATVEL
- a CDS encoding N-acetylglucosamine kinase, with protein sequence MQRTDVVIGIDGGGTHTRVIAADIEGNVLAYCKKGSASAYRDSAAQHNVRSAIIEALERGGIEPGRVIGIAAGVAGYDSPEDLDWILPLTGVPELTCPRWHVNDALIAHYGALLAQPGIIVISGTGSIIIAINEDGRYLRNYDFHHYAASAARFLSYDTVFEVLAGHTDSSDELLVDRMLAHWNVTAVSELYRLASEGFDIDRKARDKCFGQFAPVVTEEAERGSSAALRICGRAAAQIKVGIELLAASFAQHTVPVAFIGSVANSSYFQSELRKLLKNGANKQYKVVTPQLPPEAGAVLYAMEQLGRPVTENIISRLQHSSKLPQ
- a CDS encoding copper amine oxidase N-terminal domain-containing protein, producing MKVIKFICLPLLLLILLSGTALAAPASAPTISVELNNSTISTDMPPYLTQGTTMVPLNVVKHIPGITVAWSNATKTVTIDRSGVIITLVAGHKTALIGTKQAALPVASVLVNGRVMVPIRFIAEAADAHVAWNAATRIVYVAKADEALITQLQSANLGEARTAALHFPRVSTLKQIPIINESQNQDYYFPEGTAGRFFIQGGPGISYYEVAGNYAEEIWSAKIDYSAPSSAGLFFIPYKIVDQAGKMPSYKGSLAFYHLMLPVMEATYGFIDATGASRTAGQQNMKLNEFFEIPGEASSSVQN